The genomic stretch CCCCACTAAAAAGAGTTAATCCGGGGTTACTTTGAGCCACAACTAAATTAGGTAAACCTGTAATTAAAGAAGTTGTAACGGCTAAAGTTGCCAAAAAAGGTTTAGTGATTTTTAATAAATTCATAATAATTCAATATACTAATTAATTTAACTGATTCTTACTTTAACAAACTAAACTACCAGACGGGGAAAATAATAATTTTGTTTCCTTATGGAGTTTTTCGTTCAGGAAAAAGGGTAAATAATAATTTATTGATATAAACTTGTCCAACTACGGTGTTAACTTGAGGAGTGTTATCTTCCCACACATCATTATTAAGGATTTCTGTTTCTGAATTTTCTTCTATTTCTAAAGTTGGGGATTCTTGCTCATTTTCCGTGATATTTTCTTCTATTTCGTTAAAAGTATTGTAATTTTCTGTGTCTGATGAGTGGTTATTATTATTTTCTTCTATAGGAATATTCTCAGTTTCTATTTTTGGCGTGAAACCATTTTTTACCCCATCAATAATAGTTTGTGTCGGAGAATTGATTTTTTGAGAAGAAGAATTTATGTTAACATCTTCATTAAAATTTATTTGACGGGATCGATCGCCTATAATTGAACCAGCCGGAATTACACTCATAGATTCAATGTTAGAATTATAAACGGTCACAGAAGCTCCCAAAGAAACTTGAGATCCAATAACAGACTTACCTAAAATTAAACTGCCAGATCCTAAAATTGTATTTTCCCTAATTTCCACATCTCCATTATAAGCCGTAATAATAGTACCCATTCCCAAACAAACCCCTCCATGAATGATTATTTTATTACCTTGAGTGGCATTTAAAATAACTCCTGAAGCGATAATGACACTTTGATCGATCGTGACATTTCCTCGTATTTGGGTTGTATCTATAGTACTAGGATGTAAAATGGGTAATGACATGAGTTCAGAGTTCGGATAAGAAAAAATGGAAAGAGGAGTAGGAGGAAGAGAGGAAAGAATTTATTAATTCTGCATTTCAAATTCTAAATTTCTCATTCCTCATTTCTCATTCCTCATTAAATTATGGTCTTTGAATGATAGCCTCTAAAACACGGCGTTTAGCTTGAGTATCAATACCAATTAAACGGACATATTCACCATTATGCTCTTGAAGACAGCCTTGTAAAGCCGAAATAACTTGACTTTCATTATTACTGTCGATGGGAGAACAACTTTGCCAAGATTTAGTTTTAAAACGGCGCACATCTGCGTGTTCTGTGCCAATACGATAACCTTGAGACAATAAAGAACGCACTTGAGCTAAAGTGTTAGCATCGAGAGAACTACTACCGTTTTTAGTGTTCGTATAAGCAGAAACATTTGTACTATTACCATTATTATTAGTAACAGGAGTTGCCTGATTAGTTTGTCCGGGGCGTTGGATAATCATCTCTAATACTCTGCGTTTAGCATTGGTATCAATACCAATTAAACGAACATATTCTCCAGCATGATCTTGTACACAAGCCTCTAAAGCTGAGATTACTTGACTTTCGCTAGTTGCTTTGATTGGGGAACAACTTTGCCAAGATTTACTTTTAAAACGGCGAATATCTGCGTGTTCGGTGGCTATTTGATACCCTTGAGATAAGAGACTACGAACTTGGGAGATCGCTTCTGCACTCAAACTACTATTAATAGCACTTCCACTATTACTTCGGGATGGTTGATAGCTAACTTTACCGTTTCCATTACCATTACTACTGATACTAGCGGTTTCTCCCGGTCGTTGAATAATAACCTGAGATACACGACGTTTAGCTTGAGGATCAACGCCTACAAGTTGCACATAGTTACCGCTCAAATCTGCTAAATAGCCTTGAATAGTACTAATCGCTTCATTAACTGAGTTAGTTTTAACACTAGGTGCTGTTAACCAAGACTTGGTTTTAAAACGACGAGCATCGGCATATTCAACTCCAATACTATAACCGCCTTGAATTAGAGAACGAATTTCACTGGCTAAATCGCCGTTACCTTTACTAACAGGAGCATGACCATTTCCGTTACTATTTACTTTAGCTGTGTTGCCCTTACTAGCTTGTACGGGGGCTGGTGCTTCACCAGGACGCTGAATAATAACTTCGGCAATTCTACGTTTAGCTTGAGGATCAACTCCAATTAGGCGAACATATTCACCACTACATTCATTTAATATATTACCTAATTCTGCTAAGATTCCAGCCTCATTGGTAGCATTTAAGGAAGCACTTAACCAAGATTTGGTTTTAAAACGACGAGTATTAGCGTGTTCTACACCAATGGTGCAACCTTGTCTTAACAGCGATCGGACTTGATTGATTATATCTGTATTTAAACTCATATTAGTTACTGATTGATAACCATTAGTTTGATTATGGGTTGGTTTTTGCTCCGGAGTATTTTCTTCTCGGATGGCATTAATACAAGCATTATTGTTCGCACAGTGATAACCGGCGGCTAAGGCTTCGTTAATATGGACTACATGGGCCGCAAATTCTCGATCTTCGGGTTGCACATCAGGAAGTCGATCGGCTTGTTGTTGATTAGTAATCACCGAACCTGAAGGCACATATTTTCCGGGCGGAATTTCCACATCCTGAATTAGAGCGTGCATCATGACAATACAACCATCTCCAACTCTGGCATTAAAAACTGTCGATCGAAAACCAATAAAACAGTTATTACCCACATAAGCAGGGCCATGAATTAAGGCTAAATGAGTGATACAGGAATCTTCACCAATCCATACGGAATAGTCTCGATCATCATCACCTTTAACTCTACCTTGCTCCAGTCCATGAATTACTACCCCATCCTGAATATTACTACCATTACCTATGTGAAAAGGTGTACCTTCATCTGCACGAATAGAAGTACCCGGGGCAATTAAAACATTTGCTCCGACTTTCACATCTCCAATTAAATTAGAGAAGGAATGAACATAAGCACTATCATCTACTTTTGGTTCAGCTAAATTTTTTGACCAAGGAGTAGGTGGAGCCGCCATTATAGGGACGCTCACTATAAACCTCCACAATAATTATCTTATTTAATCTCTCAAGGACACTCATTAGGATGTTAAGAATATCTTGAAGGATTAATACTTTTGTCCTAATTTGTCCTCACGGATTGATTTTTCTGGTTGTTACAGATTAAAACCAAAATACTTTATTTAGTATTTAATACATTCTTTCAGCATCTTTCTTGCTATAAAGCAGATCGGATGTGGTTGTAACTGTATCTATAATGCCCACTACCATCGCATCGACGGGACGTTCTTCATGACCAGTTTCTTTTCGAGCGG from Geminocystis sp. NIES-3709 encodes the following:
- a CDS encoding ribulose bisphosphate carboxylase small subunit, giving the protein MAAPPTPWSKNLAEPKVDDSAYVHSFSNLIGDVKVGANVLIAPGTSIRADEGTPFHIGNGSNIQDGVVIHGLEQGRVKGDDDRDYSVWIGEDSCITHLALIHGPAYVGNNCFIGFRSTVFNARVGDGCIVMMHALIQDVEIPPGKYVPSGSVITNQQQADRLPDVQPEDREFAAHVVHINEALAAGYHCANNNACINAIREENTPEQKPTHNQTNGYQSVTNMSLNTDIINQVRSLLRQGCTIGVEHANTRRFKTKSWLSASLNATNEAGILAELGNILNECSGEYVRLIGVDPQAKRRIAEVIIQRPGEAPAPVQASKGNTAKVNSNGNGHAPVSKGNGDLASEIRSLIQGGYSIGVEYADARRFKTKSWLTAPSVKTNSVNEAISTIQGYLADLSGNYVQLVGVDPQAKRRVSQVIIQRPGETASISSNGNGNGKVSYQPSRSNSGSAINSSLSAEAISQVRSLLSQGYQIATEHADIRRFKSKSWQSCSPIKATSESQVISALEACVQDHAGEYVRLIGIDTNAKRRVLEMIIQRPGQTNQATPVTNNNGNSTNVSAYTNTKNGSSSLDANTLAQVRSLLSQGYRIGTEHADVRRFKTKSWQSCSPIDSNNESQVISALQGCLQEHNGEYVRLIGIDTQAKRRVLEAIIQRP